One stretch of Bos indicus x Bos taurus breed Angus x Brahman F1 hybrid chromosome 22, Bos_hybrid_MaternalHap_v2.0, whole genome shotgun sequence DNA includes these proteins:
- the WDR82 gene encoding WD repeat-containing protein 82 — MKLTDSVLRSFRVAKVFRENSDKINCFDFSPNGETVISSSDDDSIVLYDCQEGKPKRTLYSKKYGVDLIRYTHAANTVVYSSNKIDDTIRYLSLHDNKYIRYFPGHSKRVVALSMSPVDDTFISGSLDKTIRLWDLRSPNCQGLMHLQGKPVCSFDPEGLIFAAGVNSEMVKLYDLRSFDKGPFATFKMQYDRTCEWTGLKFSNDGKLILISTNGSFIRLIDAFKGVVMHTFGGYANSKAVTLEASFTPDSQFIMIGSEDGKIHVWNGESGIKVAVLDGKHTGPITCLQFNPKFMTFASACSNMAFWLPTIDD, encoded by the exons ATGAAGCTGACCGACAGCGTGCTGCGAAGCTTCCGCGTCGCCAAGGTGTTCCGCGAAAACTCTGACAAGATCAACTGCTTCGACTTCAGCCCCAACGGCGAGACGGTCATCTCGAGCAGCGACGACGACTCCATCGTGCTCTATGACTGCCAGGAGGGCAA ACCAAAGAGAACCCTGTACAGTAAGAAATACGGCGTGGATCTCATCAGATACACTCATGCAGCAAATACAGTCGTTTACAGCTCTAACAAAATAGACG ATACTATTCGTTACCTGTCATTGCATGACAACAAATATATCAGGTACTTTCCTGGACATAGCAAAAG GGTGGTGGCTTTGTCCATGTCACCTGTGGATGACACTTTCATTTCTGGGTCTCTTGATAAGACTATTCGGCTCTGGGATCTCCGCTCTCCTAACTGCCAG ggTCTCATGCATCTACAGGGCAAGCCAGTTTGTTCTTTTGATCCAGAAGGATTAATTTTTGCCGCAGGTGTCAATTCTGAAATGGTCAAACTTTATGATCTTCGCTCTTTTGATAAG GGGCCATTTGCAACATTTAAGATGCAGTATGATCGGACTTGTGAGTGGACAGGACTTAAGTTCAGCAATGATGGCAAGCTCATCCTCATTTCCACCAATGGCAGCTTCATCCGTCTGATCGATGCATTCAAGGGAGTTGTGATGCATACATTTGGG ggtTATGCTAATAGCAAGGCTGTCACATTGGAGGCCTCGTTTACTCCAGACTCCCAGTTTATTATGATTG GTTCGGAGGATGGCAAGATCCATGTCTGGAATGGAGAGAGTGGTATAAAAGTAGCTGTATTGGATGGCAAACACACAGGCCCCATTACCTGTTTGCAGTTCAACCCCAAGTTCATGACCTTTGCCAGTGCTTGTTCTAACATG